In the Vigna radiata var. radiata cultivar VC1973A unplaced genomic scaffold, Vradiata_ver6 scaffold_223, whole genome shotgun sequence genome, one interval contains:
- the LOC106753282 gene encoding uncharacterized protein LOC106753282, translated as MATTITSFFTSSPSSFQHNANLKLRLSLGRQRDAHRTIYDKDKSFQYIHGVPKLRGRHQKQHAVAGSWSQPHISGREKSVLVPEKHDSISENTFPVNKSCFHLPQNGGKLGLVRFCDLSRDNEVISSNSERSQNRASWILGPAILVASFIIPPIFLPEVVLNIFGDWPLKIFLLLFFTEAIFYSGVAVFLLLLDSLMRRRQPNHSANRSVTLTPGYQISSDVTMLLSTTIPIATMILSWEWAFPLVPTTFVPFLVGIAVQFTFEQLARYWNSSSWAAISVIFHAYRFHQIHRAGNLLTYISLREGKSEISNSLGTLSNVLHLLLVICVWSFASFLTRLLLELNSDAKLI; from the exons ATGGCCACTACAATCACTTCCTTCTTTACTTCTTCTCCCTCTTCTTTCCAACACAACGCAAATCTCAAG TTGAGGTTATCGCTCGGCCGGCAAAGAGACGCTCACCGGACAATATATGATAAAG ACAAATCCTTTCAGTATATACACGGAGTACCAAAGTTGAGAGGAAGGCACCAGAAACAGCATGCTGTTGCTGGTTCTTGGAGTCAGCCACATATTAGTGGGCGCGAAAAATCTGTTTTGGTGCCAGAAAAGCATGATTCTATTTCTGAAAACACCTTTCCTGTTAACAAATCATGCTTTCATTTACCCCAAAATGGTGGAAAGCTAGGACTAGTCCGATTTTGTGACCTTAGCAGAGATAACGAAGTCATTTCATCAAATTCAGAGAGGAGTCAGAACAGAGCATCATGGATTTTGGGCCCTGCTATCTTAGttgcttctttcattattccTCCAATCTTTTTGCCTGAAGTAGTGCTTAACATTTTTGGAGACTGGCCATTAAAAA TTTTCCTCCTATTATTCTTCACAGAAGCTATTTTCTACAGTGGAGTTGcggtttttcttcttctactggACTCTTTAATGAGACGCAGACAACCAAATCATTCTGCAAACAGAAGTGTTACTTTGACCCCGGGATATCAAATCTCTTCCGATGTTACCATGTTGCTTAGTACAACAATTCCAATAGCCACAATGATTTTGTCCTGGGAATGGGCTTTCCCTCTCGTCCCCACGACTTTTGTTCCATTCCTGGTTGGTATAGCTGTTCAATTCACATTTGAGCAGCTCGCAAGATATTGGAACTCATCATCATGGGCTGCTATTTCAGTGATCTTTCAT GCATATAGATTTCACCAAATTCATCGGGCTGGAAATCTGCTAACGTatatctcacttagagaaggaAAATCTGAGATTTCCAATAGTTTGGGAACACTTTCAAATGTCCTTCACCTGCTTCTTGTGATTTGCGTTTGGTCTTTCGCAAGCTTCCTGACGAGATTGCTTCTGGAACTAAACAGTGATGCCAAGTTGATCTAA